From Thermococcus sp.:
AAGGAGCCGAGGAGGTGGGCCCTCCTCCCCTCGCCCCACTCGGCACCGATGATGACGAGGTCGAGGTTCTCCATCGTGGGCTTTATCTTGAGCCACTTCTTGCCCCTGTTACCGGGCTCGTAGACGGCATCGAGCCTCTTCGCCATAAGCCCCTCGTGGCCGAGCTCAAGGGCCTCCTTGTAGAACTTTTCCGCCTCCTCCACTTTTCTTGTAACGAGCTGAACGGCCAGTTTTATCTTCTCGTTCTCCTCGACTGCCTCCTCAAGCCTCTTCCTCCTCTCCACGAAGGGAGTATCTATGAGGCTCTCACCGTCAACGTAGAGTATATCGAAGAGGTTCAGCTCAAGCGGGATTTTCTCTATCATCTCGTCTATGTTGTACTTCCTCCTGAAGCGTCTCAGAACGTACTGGAAGGGTCTTGGCCTTCCACCTTCCCCAACGGCCACCAGTTCGCCCTCGACGATTATCTTCCCGTGCTTCAGCTGGCTCTTTACGGCTTCAACTATCTCGGGTATCGAGCGGGTGACGTTCTCAAGCCTTCTGGAATAGATTATGACCCTATCCCCGTCCCTGTGAACCTGAACTCTGGCACCGTCGTACTTTATCTCGAAGGCGGCTTCGCCACCCATCTCAAGGAGGGCATCCTTAACGCTCGCGGCGTTCTGGGCAAGCATCGGCCTTATCGGCTTGCCTATCTGTATCTGAACCTTTGCCAGACCCTCGTTGCCCTCAAGCTTCGCCACCTTTGCCACGTATCCAAAGTCGCTCGTCAGCATGTAGGCCCTCTCCACGAGCTCGGGCTTGACCCTGAAGGCCTCGGCTATTGCATCCCTTAAGATCCCCTCGGCGACGCCGGTTCTCATCGTCCCGAGAACGGTTCTCGCTATGTACTTCCCCTCCTCCGGCTGGGCATCCATAAAGAGGTTTGCGAGGTACTTCATCTTCCTGTCCTGGCTTCCCTCCCCTTGAGCCTC
This genomic window contains:
- a CDS encoding ATP-dependent DNA ligase; translation: MRYSELADLYRRLEKTTLKTLKTKFVADFLKKTPDELLEIIPYLILGKVFPDWDERELGVGEKLLIKAVAMATGVPEREIENSIKDTGDLGESVALALKKRKQKSFFSQPLTIKRVYETFVKVAEAQGEGSQDRKMKYLANLFMDAQPEEGKYIARTVLGTMRTGVAEGILRDAIAEAFRVKPELVERAYMLTSDFGYVAKVAKLEGNEGLAKVQIQIGKPIRPMLAQNAASVKDALLEMGGEAAFEIKYDGARVQVHRDGDRVIIYSRRLENVTRSIPEIVEAVKSQLKHGKIIVEGELVAVGEGGRPRPFQYVLRRFRRKYNIDEMIEKIPLELNLFDILYVDGESLIDTPFVERRKRLEEAVEENEKIKLAVQLVTRKVEEAEKFYKEALELGHEGLMAKRLDAVYEPGNRGKKWLKIKPTMENLDLVIIGAEWGEGRRAHLLGSFLVGAYDPNSGEFLPVGKVGSGFTDEDLMEFTKMLKPLIVREEGKFVEIMPKVVIEVTYQEIQKSPKYKSGFALRFPRFVALRDDKSPEEADTIERVAQLYKLQEKFKAKR